In Lachnospiraceae bacterium, one DNA window encodes the following:
- a CDS encoding VanW family protein: MNQLENSRSRNSSTGRSRARGTNKGSASGRSTSSGYSSRSGGSYSTRRSSGYHRKKGPNYKIIAIAGVVLIVFITGISLALKGKGSNTDIAGTETVIESESETEMQKEVQVDGISITGMSKSEAKAAILKEFPWSMTVEYDSDQYKVTDLMAEKVDALLDEIYKDGSDPQESYTLDTSGLDEKVKAEAAACGAKWDKKAKNGSIDKFDAASGKFVFAGEENGFAIDQDKLAADISQALKDKKFDAKITATGSDVAPEISAASAKEKYKTISSFTTNTTANQNRNTNVRLAAEAINGTVIKPGQEFSFNGTVGQRTEAKGYKGAAAYNNGEVVQEIGGGVCQVSTTLYNAVFKAGLKISSRRSHTFEPSYVTPGRDATVSWDQPDFKFINNSSTAIGLRASYADQKVTVSVYGIPILEDGITWDLDSKKVEDLGTPNPTYEEDQTLQPGEEVIKSKGSAGSRWETYKVVYKNGKEISRELDHKTTYKGHTPVVRRNSTGVVLNPSETTTQATTVPSAVDGMPDGYVPGETTSAGTTVVSPNETTAASHTTAAPEHSTAATTAPAAASPAPAPTSAATTTAAENRGPGATGDVVIPVKPE; encoded by the coding sequence ATGAATCAGTTAGAAAACAGCAGAAGTCGGAACTCCTCTACAGGCAGAAGCCGGGCCAGAGGTACAAATAAAGGCAGTGCATCGGGAAGAAGCACATCGTCTGGTTATTCTTCACGCTCTGGAGGAAGTTATTCCACCAGACGCAGCAGCGGATACCACAGAAAGAAAGGACCAAATTACAAGATCATTGCTATTGCAGGTGTAGTCCTGATTGTATTTATCACAGGAATCTCTCTTGCACTGAAGGGAAAAGGTTCTAATACAGATATTGCAGGAACGGAAACAGTGATCGAAAGCGAATCTGAGACTGAAATGCAGAAAGAAGTCCAAGTTGATGGGATTTCCATTACCGGAATGTCTAAAAGTGAAGCAAAAGCAGCAATCTTAAAAGAGTTTCCATGGAGCATGACGGTTGAATACGATTCTGACCAGTATAAGGTAACTGACCTGATGGCAGAAAAAGTAGATGCTCTCTTAGATGAAATCTATAAAGATGGCAGCGATCCACAGGAGAGTTATACATTAGATACCTCAGGACTGGATGAGAAGGTAAAAGCAGAAGCAGCAGCCTGCGGGGCAAAATGGGATAAAAAAGCAAAGAACGGTTCTATTGATAAATTTGATGCAGCAAGCGGAAAATTTGTATTTGCAGGAGAGGAAAATGGTTTTGCCATTGATCAGGACAAGCTGGCAGCCGATATTTCCCAGGCATTAAAGGATAAGAAGTTTGATGCAAAGATCACTGCAACCGGAAGTGATGTAGCACCTGAGATATCAGCAGCAAGCGCAAAAGAAAAATATAAGACCATCAGTTCTTTTACAACCAATACCACAGCAAACCAGAACCGTAATACCAACGTTCGCCTGGCAGCAGAGGCTATTAATGGTACAGTTATTAAACCGGGACAGGAATTTTCCTTTAACGGTACAGTAGGACAGCGTACAGAGGCAAAGGGATATAAGGGTGCAGCTGCCTATAATAACGGAGAAGTAGTACAGGAGATCGGCGGCGGTGTATGCCAGGTTTCTACTACTTTATATAATGCAGTATTTAAAGCTGGTTTAAAGATCAGCTCCCGCCGCTCCCATACATTTGAGCCAAGTTATGTTACACCGGGCCGTGATGCAACCGTCAGCTGGGATCAGCCAGACTTTAAGTTTATTAATAATTCCAGCACAGCCATTGGTTTAAGGGCAAGTTATGCAGATCAGAAAGTAACAGTATCTGTTTATGGTATCCCGATCCTGGAAGATGGTATTACATGGGATCTGGATTCCAAGAAGGTAGAAGACCTTGGCACACCAAATCCTACTTATGAGGAAGATCAGACACTTCAGCCGGGAGAAGAAGTGATAAAATCCAAGGGAAGCGCCGGAAGCAGATGGGAAACCTATAAGGTTGTTTATAAGAATGGAAAAGAAATATCCAGAGAGCTGGATCATAAAACCACCTATAAGGGTCATACGCCGGTGGTTCGCCGGAATTCCACTGGTGTTGTATTAAATCCATCTGAAACTACCACACAGGCAACAACTGTTCCGTCTGCAGTAGACGGAATGCCAGATGGCTATGTTCCAGGCGAAACAACTTCTGCGGGTACAACGGTTGTATCTCCAAATGAAACAACGGCTGCAAGTCATACCACAGCAGCACCGGAGCATTCAACGGCAGCAACTACAGCACCGGCAGCAGCTTCTCCGGCACCAGCACCGACCAGTGCAGCAACTACAACAGCAGCTGAAAATAGAGGCCCTGGAGCTACAGGCGATGTGGTAATACCGGTGAAACCAGAATAA
- a CDS encoding PHP domain-containing protein: protein MGFVDLHVHSDASDGTFTPTQVVELAKNAGLDAIALTDHDTTAGVDEALEAAHHLNIEVIPGIEVSSSFDGTEIHILGLFVDQKDPVLAAMLEKMLFSRDRRNEKMLENLAADGIIFTKEELCGNNPDTIITRAHIAHALIVKGICSNTDQAFKKYLQYGGRYCPQKEHLTPEEVVKTLTKNGAFVALAHPFQYKFGDKKTEELIAYMAELGMKGLEVYHSSNNKLESMKLREMASRHHLLPTGGSDFHGGNKPDISIGTGRGGLRVSSLLLDDIKRARGN from the coding sequence ATGGGTTTTGTTGACCTGCACGTTCATTCCGATGCTTCTGATGGCACCTTTACACCTACCCAGGTTGTAGAACTGGCAAAAAATGCCGGTCTGGATGCCATTGCATTAACAGATCACGACACAACAGCAGGAGTAGATGAAGCATTAGAAGCCGCACATCATTTGAATATAGAAGTAATCCCCGGAATTGAAGTATCCAGCAGTTTCGATGGAACAGAGATCCATATTCTGGGACTTTTTGTTGACCAGAAGGATCCCGTACTTGCTGCCATGCTTGAAAAAATGCTGTTCAGCCGTGACCGGCGCAATGAAAAAATGCTTGAAAACCTGGCTGCAGACGGCATTATTTTTACAAAAGAGGAACTTTGCGGAAACAATCCGGACACCATTATCACAAGAGCTCATATTGCACATGCCCTGATCGTCAAAGGTATCTGTTCCAATACAGATCAGGCTTTTAAAAAATATCTCCAGTACGGCGGCCGCTACTGCCCGCAAAAAGAGCATCTTACTCCTGAAGAAGTCGTGAAAACCTTGACAAAAAATGGTGCATTTGTGGCTCTGGCTCATCCATTCCAATATAAATTCGGTGATAAAAAGACGGAAGAACTGATCGCTTATATGGCAGAGCTTGGCATGAAAGGGCTGGAAGTCTATCACTCATCCAATAACAAACTGGAGAGTATGAAGCTGCGTGAAATGGCATCCAGACACCACCTGCTTCCTACCGGCGGCTCTGATTTCCATGGCGGTAATAAGCCGGATATTTCTATTGGTACAGGCCGGGGCGGACTTCGTGTTTCCTCCCTGCTTTTAGATGATATAAAGCGGGCAAGAGGAAATTAA
- a CDS encoding polya polymerase, which translates to MKIQNITDVEKFFKVVDQCKGTVELVSPEGDRINLKSKLAQYLSMATIFSNGYIKELDLVAHDKEDIERLIKYMYQGE; encoded by the coding sequence ATGAAGATCCAGAACATTACCGATGTAGAGAAATTTTTCAAAGTGGTCGATCAGTGCAAGGGCACTGTAGAACTGGTTTCACCGGAAGGCGACCGCATTAACTTAAAATCCAAACTGGCTCAGTACCTTTCTATGGCTACTATTTTTTCCAATGGCTATATTAAGGAACTGGATCTGGTTGCACATGATAAAGAGGATATTGAACGCCTGATCAAATATATGTATCAGGGCGAGTAA
- a CDS encoding alanyl-tRNA editing protein, with translation MDQNRLYYVTPYVKNFMCTVISCTQNKKGTWDAILNQTAFYPEGGGQPSDTGTLNGVKVLHVCEKGEEIIHELETPLEEGTLAEGIIDWQKRYDNMQQHTGEHIFSGLVHKHFGYDNVGFHMGTDEVTVDFNGIITQEQLDALEDEANQLIYDNVPVHVFYPSKEELEQLDYRSKKELTGVVRIVEIPGGDICACCGTHVETTGEVGIIKLRTMINYKGGVRISMLCGRRALIDYRERLKDEIRISNLLSAKLALVPEAVEKLKNESQEKDMVNGRLCQQLLEKKVESYPESGEVLAVFEEGLSPVQLRQLSTMLYEKGKGKIVGVFSGKEEEQVYQYALGSSQADMRKLSKAMNSELNGRGGGSELMAQGTFKAGEKEIREVLIREAGKLE, from the coding sequence ATGGATCAGAACCGTTTATATTATGTAACCCCATATGTAAAAAATTTTATGTGCACTGTTATTTCCTGTACACAAAATAAAAAAGGCACCTGGGATGCTATCTTGAACCAGACTGCTTTTTATCCAGAAGGGGGCGGACAACCCAGTGATACGGGTACTTTAAATGGAGTGAAGGTTCTCCATGTCTGTGAAAAAGGAGAAGAGATCATTCATGAGCTGGAAACTCCGTTAGAAGAAGGTACTTTGGCAGAGGGAATCATTGACTGGCAGAAGCGTTATGATAATATGCAGCAGCATACAGGAGAACATATTTTCTCCGGTCTTGTACATAAGCACTTTGGTTATGACAATGTGGGCTTTCATATGGGCACAGATGAAGTGACTGTGGATTTTAATGGTATTATTACTCAGGAACAGTTAGATGCCCTGGAAGATGAGGCAAACCAGCTGATTTATGACAATGTACCTGTTCATGTATTTTATCCGTCCAAAGAAGAACTGGAACAGTTAGATTACAGAAGCAAAAAAGAACTGACGGGCGTAGTGCGTATTGTGGAGATACCAGGGGGAGATATCTGCGCCTGCTGCGGTACCCATGTAGAGACAACAGGAGAAGTAGGCATTATTAAGCTGCGTACTATGATCAATTACAAGGGCGGCGTGCGTATTTCCATGCTCTGTGGTCGCCGGGCACTGATAGATTACAGAGAGCGCTTAAAAGATGAGATCCGCATTTCTAACCTGCTGTCTGCTAAATTGGCACTGGTTCCGGAAGCGGTTGAAAAGCTGAAAAATGAGAGTCAGGAAAAGGATATGGTAAATGGACGTCTTTGCCAGCAGCTTTTAGAGAAAAAAGTAGAAAGCTATCCGGAAAGTGGAGAGGTACTGGCTGTGTTTGAGGAAGGATTATCTCCGGTACAGCTGCGTCAGCTGTCCACTATGCTGTATGAAAAAGGTAAAGGAAAGATCGTGGGAGTTTTCTCCGGAAAGGAAGAAGAGCAGGTATATCAGTATGCCTTAGGCAGCAGCCAGGCAGACATGCGCAAATTAAGTAAGGCTATGAACAGTGAACTGAACGGAAGAGGCGGCGGAAGCGAGCTTATGGCTCAGGGAACATTTAAGGCTGGTGAAAAAGAGATCAGGGAAGTACTGATCCGGGAAGCGGGAAAACTGGAATAA
- a CDS encoding sodium:alanine symporter family protein: MDMFVKMVNSANTFLWNVILILLLCGTGIYYTLRLKFVQIREFKQGLKQVFGGIGKKHEKKEGEMTSFQSVATAIAAQVGTGNLTGAATALIGGGPGAIFWMWMSAFFGMATIYAEATLAQNYKTVQHGEVTGGPVYYIHAAFKGLFGKVLGVVFAIFLILALGFMGNMVQSNSISTAFSQVFTSRNISIPPFTVGLFLAVISLFVFIGGTNRLAAVVEKLVPFMALVYIAGSLIVILCNITRLPSAFAQILLGAFKPSAVLGGVAGVTVKEAIRYGVARGLFSNEAGMGSTPHAHARAVVKNPHCQGLAAMISVFIDTFIVLNLTVFSILTTDSLNSGKAGIMLTQYAFSTVFGSFGDIFIAVCLLFFAFSTILGWHFFGSINVKHLFGKKGMIPYSVLVAVFIIVGSMLKVDLVWTLADFFNGLMVIPNALALLALTGVVASICKKYSS; the protein is encoded by the coding sequence ATGGACATGTTTGTGAAAATGGTCAATTCTGCCAACACTTTTTTATGGAATGTAATCCTGATCCTTTTACTGTGCGGTACTGGTATCTATTATACGCTCCGCCTTAAATTCGTTCAGATCCGCGAATTTAAACAGGGCTTAAAGCAGGTATTCGGCGGTATTGGAAAAAAACACGAGAAAAAAGAAGGAGAGATGACTTCCTTTCAATCTGTTGCAACTGCTATTGCTGCCCAGGTTGGTACCGGAAACCTGACGGGTGCTGCTACTGCCCTGATTGGCGGCGGACCGGGCGCTATCTTCTGGATGTGGATGTCTGCTTTCTTTGGCATGGCAACCATTTATGCAGAAGCTACTCTTGCACAGAATTATAAAACAGTACAGCACGGAGAAGTAACAGGCGGTCCTGTTTATTACATCCATGCTGCATTTAAAGGACTTTTTGGTAAGGTCCTTGGTGTTGTTTTCGCCATCTTTTTGATCCTGGCACTGGGATTCATGGGCAATATGGTACAGTCAAACTCTATCAGCACTGCCTTCAGCCAGGTATTTACCTCACGAAATATCTCGATCCCGCCTTTTACAGTTGGCCTTTTTCTGGCTGTTATTTCCCTGTTCGTATTTATCGGCGGCACCAACCGTCTGGCTGCAGTTGTGGAAAAGCTGGTTCCATTTATGGCACTTGTATACATTGCCGGAAGTCTGATCGTTATCCTCTGCAACATCACCCGCTTACCTTCTGCTTTTGCCCAGATCCTGTTAGGCGCCTTTAAGCCATCTGCTGTTTTAGGCGGCGTAGCTGGCGTAACCGTAAAAGAAGCTATCCGTTATGGTGTTGCCAGAGGTCTTTTCTCCAATGAAGCCGGTATGGGTTCTACACCTCACGCACATGCAAGAGCAGTTGTGAAAAATCCTCACTGTCAGGGCCTGGCAGCCATGATCAGCGTATTTATTGATACCTTTATCGTATTAAATTTAACTGTATTCAGTATCCTTACTACCGACTCTTTAAATAGCGGCAAAGCCGGCATTATGCTGACCCAGTACGCATTTTCTACTGTTTTCGGCTCTTTCGGCGATATTTTCATTGCTGTATGCCTTCTGTTCTTTGCCTTTTCCACCATCCTCGGCTGGCACTTTTTCGGTTCCATCAATGTAAAGCATTTATTCGGCAAAAAGGGCATGATCCCTTATTCTGTTCTGGTTGCAGTCTTTATCATCGTTGGTTCTATGTTAAAGGTGGATCTGGTCTGGACTTTAGCCGACTTCTTTAACGGCCTTATGGTCATTCCTAATGCCCTGGCACTGTTGGCTTTAACCGGAGTCGTGGCTTCTATCTGTAAAAAATATAGTTCCTAA
- the tnpA gene encoding IS200/IS605 family transposase, producing the protein MAKKENSLAHMKWMCKYHIVFTPKYRRKIIYNQYKADIRDIIKQLCSYKGVEIIEGHLMPDHIHMLVSIPPKISVSSFMGYLKGKSALMIFDKHANLKYKFGNRHFWAEGYYVSTVGLNEATIKKYIQEQEKHDIAMDKLSVKEYEDPFKG; encoded by the coding sequence ATGGCGAAGAAAGAAAATTCACTTGCGCATATGAAATGGATGTGCAAATATCATATCGTCTTCACACCTAAGTATAGACGAAAAATAATTTACAATCAATACAAAGCGGATATAAGAGATATTATAAAACAATTGTGTAGTTATAAAGGTGTTGAAATTATTGAGGGTCATCTAATGCCAGATCATATCCATATGTTAGTAAGTATTCCGCCAAAGATAAGTGTATCATCATTCATGGGATATTTAAAAGGGAAAAGTGCGCTTATGATATTCGATAAACACGCAAATTTAAAGTATAAATTTGGAAATCGTCATTTCTGGGCAGAAGGATATTATGTTAGCACAGTAGGATTAAATGAGGCTACAATAAAAAAATATATCCAAGAGCAGGAAAAGCATGATATAGCAATGGATAAGCTAAGTGTAAAGGAATATGAAGACCCTTTTAAGGGTTAA
- the leuS gene encoding leucine--tRNA ligase, with the protein MASQYNHSAIEKKWRENWEKNPINVNDGKKEKYYCLDMFPYPSGNGLHVGHWRGYVISDVWSRYQLLKGKYVIHPMGWDAFGLPAENYAIKMGVHPAKSTAANIANIKRQIKQIAAIYDWDMEVNTTDPEFYKWTQWIFVQMFKKGLAYEKEFPINWCPSCKTGLANEEVVNGCCERCGTPVTKKNLRQWMLKITAYAERLLNDLDKLDWPEKVKKMQTDWIGKSYGAEVEFPIEGRDEKITVYTTRPDTLYGATFMVLAPEHKLAKSLATDETREEVEKYIFDASMRSNVDRMQAKEKTGVFTGSYAINPLNGAKTPIWLSDYVLADYGTGAIMCVPAHDDRDFEFAKKFNLPIIQVIAKDGKEIENMTEAYTEASGTMINSGDWNGMESSVLKKEAPHIIEEKGFGRKTVNYKLRDWVFSRQRYWGEPIPIIHCPKCGCVPVPEDQLPLKLPEVESYQPTGTGESPLAAIDEWVNTTCPVCGAPSKRETNTMPQWAGSSWYFLRYVDSHNSEALVSREKADKYLPVDMYIGGVEHAVLHLLYSRFYTKFLCDIGVIDFDEPFKKLFNQGMITGKNGIKMSKSKGNVVSPDDLVRDYGCDSLRLYELFVGPPEQDAEWDDRGIEGVSRFLNRFWNLVMDSKDKDVKETKEMIKLRHKLVYDIEQRFNQFSLNTVISGFMEYNNKLMDLSKKEGGIDKETLKTFVILLAPFAPHIGEELWSQLGGTGSVFHSQWPECDAEAMKDDEVEVAVQVNGKTRAVISVPADISKEDAIAQGKEAVKDKMSGNVVKEIYVPGKIINIVCK; encoded by the coding sequence ATGGCATCACAGTATAATCACTCCGCCATTGAGAAAAAATGGCGTGAGAACTGGGAAAAGAACCCCATCAATGTAAATGATGGAAAGAAAGAGAAATATTACTGCCTGGATATGTTCCCATATCCGTCAGGAAATGGTCTTCATGTAGGACATTGGAGAGGCTATGTTATCTCTGATGTATGGAGCAGATATCAGCTGTTAAAGGGCAAATATGTGATCCATCCAATGGGCTGGGACGCATTTGGTCTGCCTGCAGAAAATTACGCTATTAAGATGGGCGTACATCCTGCAAAATCTACAGCAGCAAATATTGCAAATATCAAGCGTCAGATCAAGCAGATCGCTGCTATCTATGACTGGGATATGGAAGTAAATACTACTGATCCGGAATTTTACAAGTGGACCCAGTGGATCTTCGTTCAGATGTTTAAGAAGGGTCTTGCATATGAGAAGGAATTCCCAATCAACTGGTGTCCTTCCTGTAAGACAGGTCTGGCTAACGAGGAAGTTGTAAACGGCTGCTGCGAGCGCTGCGGAACTCCTGTTACAAAGAAGAACCTGCGCCAGTGGATGTTAAAGATCACTGCATATGCAGAGAGACTGTTAAATGACCTAGATAAGCTTGACTGGCCTGAAAAGGTTAAGAAGATGCAGACTGACTGGATCGGAAAATCCTACGGTGCAGAGGTTGAGTTCCCGATCGAAGGCAGAGATGAAAAAATCACTGTTTACACCACAAGACCTGATACTCTGTATGGCGCAACCTTTATGGTACTGGCTCCAGAGCATAAGCTGGCTAAGAGCCTTGCTACAGATGAGACCAGGGAAGAAGTTGAAAAATACATTTTCGATGCTTCCATGCGTTCCAATGTAGACCGTATGCAGGCAAAGGAAAAGACAGGCGTATTTACCGGAAGCTATGCCATCAACCCGTTAAACGGTGCAAAAACACCGATCTGGCTGTCTGATTATGTATTAGCTGATTATGGTACCGGTGCTATCATGTGCGTACCTGCCCATGATGACAGAGACTTTGAATTTGCTAAGAAATTTAATCTTCCGATCATCCAGGTTATTGCCAAGGATGGTAAGGAAATCGAAAATATGACAGAAGCTTATACAGAAGCAAGCGGAACCATGATCAACTCCGGTGACTGGAATGGCATGGAATCTTCTGTATTAAAGAAGGAAGCTCCACATATTATTGAAGAAAAAGGCTTTGGACGCAAGACTGTTAATTACAAGCTGCGTGACTGGGTATTCTCCCGCCAGCGTTACTGGGGTGAGCCGATCCCGATCATCCACTGCCCGAAGTGCGGCTGTGTACCGGTACCGGAAGATCAGCTTCCATTAAAGCTGCCTGAGGTAGAAAGCTATCAGCCTACAGGTACCGGCGAATCACCACTGGCTGCTATTGACGAGTGGGTAAATACCACCTGTCCAGTCTGCGGTGCTCCTTCTAAGAGAGAGACCAACACCATGCCTCAGTGGGCTGGTTCATCCTGGTACTTCCTGCGTTATGTGGACAGCCACAACAGCGAAGCTCTGGTTTCCAGAGAGAAAGCTGACAAGTATCTGCCGGTTGATATGTACATCGGTGGTGTAGAGCATGCAGTTCTTCACTTACTGTATTCCCGTTTCTATACCAAGTTCCTGTGCGATATTGGTGTAATTGACTTTGATGAGCCGTTTAAGAAGCTGTTTAATCAGGGTATGATCACTGGTAAGAATGGTATTAAGATGAGTAAGTCCAAGGGCAACGTTGTTTCTCCTGATGATCTGGTAAGAGATTATGGCTGCGATTCCTTAAGACTTTACGAACTGTTCGTAGGACCGCCAGAGCAGGATGCAGAGTGGGATGACAGAGGTATTGAAGGTGTATCCCGTTTCCTGAACCGTTTCTGGAATCTGGTTATGGACAGCAAGGACAAAGATGTGAAAGAAACCAAGGAAATGATCAAGCTGCGTCATAAACTGGTTTACGACATCGAACAGAGATTTAACCAGTTCAGTTTAAATACTGTTATTTCCGGTTTCATGGAATACAACAACAAGTTAATGGATCTGTCTAAGAAGGAAGGCGGAATCGATAAGGAGACCTTAAAGACTTTCGTTATCTTGTTAGCTCCATTTGCACCACATATTGGTGAAGAACTGTGGAGTCAGTTAGGTGGAACTGGCAGTGTGTTCCATTCCCAGTGGCCAGAGTGTGATGCTGAGGCTATGAAGGATGATGAAGTAGAAGTAGCTGTTCAGGTAAATGGCAAGACCCGTGCTGTTATCAGCGTACCTGCTGATATCTCCAAGGAAGATGCTATTGCCCAGGGCAAGGAAGCAGTAAAGGATAAGATGAGCGGAAATGTAGTAAAAGAAATCTACGTTCCGGGAAAGATCATTAACATTGTTTGCAAATAA
- a CDS encoding 3-methylitaconate isomerase, giving the protein MMQEKENHILKLPVTIMRGGTSKGVYILEEDLPKDHSEWDKILLRLMGSPDQKQIDGLGGSQSVTSKVAIIKKSERADADVDYTFAQVSVDKPVVSYKGNCGNISSGVGPFAIEKGLVTVKEGMTTVRIYNTNTDKVIAADVKTEEGRVIYQGDFKIAGVPTPASPIKLKFIDPAGTLKMGLLPTGKAVDVLEVPGMGSIEVSIIDAANPLVFVKAEDLGLSGKELPEEINANEEKLELLETVRGLAAVKLGLISDYKKSAWETPGIPKMTFVAEADDYITSDGKMIKKEEVDLLSRMMSMQKAHPSYAMTGAMCTAAAAVVPGSIVEQVLRKEADTQYLRIGHAGGTLECGVDYREESGKTLVIEDTFGFRTANLLLDGVALVRI; this is encoded by the coding sequence ATGATGCAGGAGAAGGAAAATCATATTTTAAAGCTTCCCGTAACGATTATGAGAGGCGGAACAAGTAAAGGTGTATATATTCTGGAAGAAGATCTTCCAAAAGACCATAGTGAATGGGATAAGATATTACTGCGTTTAATGGGAAGTCCGGATCAGAAACAAATTGATGGATTAGGCGGTTCACAATCTGTTACCAGTAAAGTAGCAATCATAAAGAAATCAGAACGGGCAGATGCAGATGTAGATTATACCTTTGCCCAGGTGTCTGTGGATAAACCGGTGGTAAGCTATAAAGGAAATTGCGGAAATATTTCTTCAGGAGTAGGCCCCTTTGCTATTGAAAAAGGTTTGGTAACTGTAAAGGAAGGTATGACTACAGTCAGGATCTATAATACAAATACAGATAAAGTCATTGCTGCTGATGTAAAAACAGAGGAAGGAAGAGTTATATACCAGGGGGATTTTAAGATCGCAGGAGTACCGACACCAGCTTCACCTATAAAGTTAAAATTTATAGATCCGGCAGGAACCCTTAAAATGGGACTTCTTCCAACAGGAAAAGCAGTAGATGTTTTGGAAGTACCTGGAATGGGATCCATAGAAGTGTCCATTATTGACGCAGCGAATCCGCTTGTATTTGTAAAGGCAGAGGATCTGGGGCTTAGCGGAAAGGAACTTCCTGAAGAAATAAATGCAAATGAGGAAAAGCTGGAACTTTTAGAAACAGTAAGAGGTCTTGCTGCTGTTAAGCTGGGACTGATCAGTGACTATAAAAAATCTGCATGGGAAACGCCGGGGATCCCTAAGATGACTTTCGTAGCTGAGGCAGATGATTATATTACTTCCGATGGGAAAATGATAAAAAAAGAGGAGGTCGATCTTCTTTCCCGTATGATGTCTATGCAGAAAGCACATCCAAGTTATGCTATGACTGGTGCCATGTGTACAGCTGCAGCGGCAGTAGTGCCGGGAAGTATAGTGGAACAGGTTTTGAGAAAAGAAGCAGATACACAGTATCTGCGTATTGGTCATGCAGGCGGAACCCTTGAATGTGGCGTGGATTACAGAGAAGAAAGTGGCAAAACATTAGTGATCGAAGACACATTTGGGTTCCGCACGGCAAATCTTTTACTGGATGGCGTGGCGTTAGTCAGAATTTAA
- a CDS encoding LysR family transcriptional regulator — MDFKDLSYVIAIAKTQNITKAADMLYVTQPTLTKFLQNLEREMGQKLFKKLGNRFVLTYAGERYVAKATEILNLKKELDQEMGDIIRQSAGLLKIAFPTMRGTYMLPCTLPIFRSLYPNVRLEIREAHSSLLEGMLLNGDADLAFFNLPVKSPDIDYQIISHEEVVLVLGNDHPLKNKGIKKEGCKYPWLDLDLLENESFILQPPDQRTRQTVDQLFKSCHIHPKICLQTSNIPAAAELASQGYGACFVTETHLKHIPFKKKPVLFSVGTPNTTVDFVAAFRKGSYLSYHAQEYIKIVRDFT; from the coding sequence ATGGATTTTAAAGATCTGTCCTATGTAATAGCCATTGCAAAAACACAAAATATTACAAAAGCCGCTGATATGCTTTATGTGACTCAGCCGACTCTTACCAAATTCCTTCAAAATCTTGAACGGGAGATGGGGCAGAAATTATTTAAAAAATTAGGGAACCGCTTTGTTTTAACATATGCCGGAGAGCGTTATGTGGCAAAAGCAACCGAAATATTGAATTTAAAGAAAGAATTAGACCAGGAAATGGGAGATATTATACGACAGAGTGCCGGTCTTTTAAAAATCGCTTTTCCAACCATGCGTGGAACCTATATGCTTCCCTGTACACTTCCTATTTTCCGTAGTCTGTATCCCAATGTACGCCTGGAGATCCGGGAAGCACACTCCAGTCTTTTAGAAGGAATGCTTTTAAACGGAGACGCTGACCTTGCATTTTTTAACCTGCCTGTAAAAAGCCCGGATATTGACTATCAGATCATCAGCCATGAAGAAGTTGTTCTCGTTCTTGGCAATGACCACCCTTTAAAAAATAAAGGTATAAAAAAAGAAGGCTGCAAATATCCCTGGCTTGATCTGGATCTTTTAGAAAATGAATCTTTTATCCTGCAGCCGCCCGATCAAAGAACCCGGCAGACAGTGGATCAATTATTTAAATCCTGTCATATCCACCCGAAAATATGCCTTCAGACCAGCAATATTCCCGCTGCTGCGGAGCTTGCCTCCCAGGGATACGGAGCCTGCTTTGTAACGGAAACCCATTTAAAACATATTCCTTTCAAGAAAAAACCTGTTCTTTTTTCTGTAGGCACCCCAAATACAACTGTAGATTTTGTTGCAGCCTTCAGGAAAGGAAGTTATCTGTCTTATCATGCACAGGAATATATCAAAATTGTCCGGGATTTTACATAA